The Candidatus Dependentiae bacterium genome includes a window with the following:
- the polA gene encoding DNA polymerase I, translating into MTQSPFDPKKTLFLIDGSSFLYRAYYSMRPLHTITGAPVQAVFGFCRMLKKLSDTFKPEYLSLVWDSRGKTVRHEQYPEYKATRQAAPIDLFSQKELIQQFAEMVGIGQCQQTGVEADDLMYSIAQELKNNGVKIVLVTSDKDMGQTIDESILIFDPFKDIVIDRPAFEAKMGFPVEKLPFYFAIVGDSSDNIPGVKGIGEKGATQLVTEFNSLEDLYAHLERVPKERTRQLLAQNKENAFLSEKLFKLHYIPLHTSLSEWKYDANNWQKALPFFQELNFNSLIKEIKSEGGVPAYQQKISLSNAEKYNFITVTTREQLDEIANIIKAKRIVSIDTEGAGLLPMQGYMCGFSVCMEKGTAYYIPYAHQTTETQLTKEEIFSVLKPLLEDETIKKIMHHAKFDLQVFFNAGIDVRGLVIDTLVAAHLITEDWQRIGLKYLSEHFLSEPMLSFADVVTNNGYKIFPQVPLKLATEYGAADAHQTLQLTSLLEHKLQDKGMEKLYHEIELPLVQVLTDMEKVGIELDLKVIEDLGERAAKDLKALQEKIISLIGDEFKEINLNSPKQLEALLFTHLKLPTQKKTTGKTGYSTDQEVLEELAQLHPVPGLIAKYRELFKLKSTYIDALPEYINPKTGRIHSTFSQTQVATGRLSSSDPNLQNIPTDSENFPDIQIRKAFKAPEGCVFLSADYSQIELRVLAEFSRDENLIESFLHNIDIHQQTASKIFGVARENVTHAQRQVGKRINFSILYGLTPYGLSKDLKIPLNDSKRYIDTYFAQYPRVSAWMEQVVEETKAKGYVTTYWGRRRYLPGIHEKNKNLFDLARRMAINTRVQGTAAELMKLGMIHIEKLLKEHRLSGKMVIQIHDELLLSVPENELEKTEKLVRETLEKVVLWKVPLEVSTRSGRDWFEVTK; encoded by the coding sequence TTGACTCAATCACCCTTCGATCCTAAAAAAACATTATTTTTAATAGACGGCTCATCCTTTCTGTATCGCGCTTATTATAGCATGCGCCCTCTACACACCATCACCGGCGCTCCAGTGCAAGCAGTCTTTGGATTCTGCCGAATGCTTAAGAAATTAAGCGATACATTTAAACCAGAATATTTGAGTTTAGTTTGGGATAGTCGCGGCAAAACGGTTCGGCACGAACAATATCCGGAATATAAAGCAACGCGGCAAGCAGCTCCGATTGATTTATTCAGCCAAAAAGAACTTATCCAGCAATTTGCTGAAATGGTTGGCATCGGCCAATGCCAACAAACCGGCGTTGAAGCGGACGATTTGATGTACTCGATTGCCCAAGAATTAAAAAATAATGGGGTTAAAATTGTTCTGGTAACATCCGATAAAGATATGGGCCAAACAATTGATGAATCAATTCTTATTTTCGATCCGTTTAAAGATATCGTTATCGATCGCCCTGCGTTTGAAGCAAAAATGGGTTTTCCGGTAGAAAAACTCCCCTTCTATTTTGCAATCGTTGGCGATTCCTCTGATAATATTCCGGGCGTAAAAGGAATTGGCGAAAAAGGTGCCACGCAATTAGTTACAGAATTTAATTCACTTGAAGATCTTTACGCGCATCTTGAACGCGTGCCAAAAGAACGCACACGGCAATTGCTCGCTCAAAATAAGGAAAATGCTTTCCTGAGCGAAAAACTTTTTAAATTGCATTACATTCCGCTGCATACAAGCTTGAGTGAATGGAAATACGATGCGAATAATTGGCAGAAAGCGTTACCATTTTTTCAAGAACTTAATTTTAATAGCCTCATTAAAGAAATTAAATCTGAAGGCGGCGTTCCGGCTTATCAGCAAAAAATTTCTCTTTCGAATGCGGAAAAATATAATTTTATTACGGTCACAACACGCGAGCAACTCGATGAAATTGCCAATATAATTAAAGCCAAGCGAATTGTTTCGATCGATACTGAGGGCGCTGGCCTTCTACCAATGCAAGGATACATGTGCGGATTTTCGGTATGCATGGAAAAGGGAACTGCATACTATATTCCGTATGCGCACCAAACAACTGAAACGCAACTTACCAAAGAAGAAATTTTTTCTGTGCTCAAGCCGCTACTTGAAGATGAAACCATTAAAAAAATTATGCATCACGCAAAATTCGATCTTCAAGTTTTTTTCAATGCCGGAATCGATGTGCGCGGGTTAGTAATTGATACACTCGTTGCTGCACATCTGATTACCGAAGATTGGCAGCGGATTGGCCTAAAGTATTTATCGGAGCATTTTCTTAGCGAACCGATGCTTTCATTTGCGGATGTGGTTACCAATAATGGGTATAAAATATTTCCTCAAGTGCCGCTGAAATTAGCAACCGAATACGGCGCGGCCGATGCGCATCAAACCCTGCAGCTCACTTCATTGCTCGAACATAAATTACAAGATAAAGGAATGGAAAAACTTTATCATGAAATTGAACTCCCGCTCGTACAAGTGCTCACCGACATGGAAAAAGTCGGTATCGAACTTGATCTAAAAGTAATTGAAGATCTGGGCGAACGTGCTGCAAAAGATTTGAAAGCTTTACAAGAGAAAATCATTTCGCTGATCGGCGATGAGTTTAAAGAAATCAACCTCAATTCTCCAAAACAACTTGAAGCGCTCCTTTTTACGCATCTTAAATTACCAACGCAAAAAAAGACAACGGGAAAAACTGGGTATTCAACCGATCAAGAAGTGCTTGAAGAACTTGCGCAGTTGCATCCAGTTCCAGGCCTCATTGCAAAATATCGAGAGCTTTTCAAATTAAAAAGTACGTATATTGATGCGCTTCCAGAATATATTAATCCAAAAACGGGAAGAATTCACAGCACCTTTAGCCAAACGCAAGTAGCTACTGGTCGCCTTTCAAGCTCCGATCCTAATTTACAAAATATCCCAACCGATTCTGAAAATTTTCCAGATATACAAATTAGAAAAGCATTCAAAGCCCCAGAGGGCTGCGTTTTTCTTTCTGCGGATTATTCCCAAATCGAGCTGCGCGTTTTGGCAGAATTTTCGCGCGATGAAAATTTAATCGAATCGTTTTTGCATAACATCGATATTCACCAACAAACTGCTTCAAAGATTTTTGGTGTTGCTCGCGAAAACGTAACGCATGCACAGCGCCAAGTAGGTAAACGAATAAATTTTAGTATTTTATATGGATTAACGCCGTACGGACTTTCGAAAGATTTAAAAATCCCGCTCAACGATTCAAAAAGATATATTGATACTTATTTTGCGCAGTATCCACGCGTTTCTGCATGGATGGAACAAGTAGTTGAAGAAACCAAAGCAAAAGGATACGTAACCACTTACTGGGGCCGTCGCCGCTATTTGCCAGGTATTCATGAAAAGAACAAAAATCTTTTTGATTTAGCACGAAGAATGGCGATCAACACGCGCGTTCAAGGAACCGCTGCAGAATTAATGAAATTGGGGATGATTCATATTGAGAAGTTACTTAAAGAGCATCGCCTGAGCGGCAAAATGGTTATTCAAATTCACGATGAATTATTGCTTTCTGTTCCTGAAAATGAACTGGAAAAAACTGAAAAACTAGTGCGGGAAACACTAGAAAAAGTGGTACTCTGGAAAGTACCACTCGAAGTTTCTACGCGTTCTGGACGTGATTGGTTTGAGGTGACAAAGTAA